A DNA window from Streptococcus mutans contains the following coding sequences:
- a CDS encoding GNAT family N-acetyltransferase: MTENLILVRPSLDWEEELLAYKEAFKSEHMYGGAGLYKFDRLSDWLVYLDRLSKDKPAEEGWTATVFLCIRQSDKRMIGICNVRHHLNSLGLLNVSGHIGYSIRPDERKKGYAKVQLRLALLEAKKLGIDKVLVTCADWNIGSERTILANGGVYEDSRLDKSTGNMMKRYWINVTERNSI; this comes from the coding sequence ATGACCGAAAACTTAATCCTAGTCCGCCCCAGTCTTGATTGGGAAGAGGAATTACTGGCTTATAAGGAAGCTTTTAAAAGTGAGCACATGTATGGCGGAGCTGGGCTTTATAAATTTGATAGATTGTCTGATTGGCTGGTTTACCTAGACAGGCTCTCAAAGGATAAGCCAGCAGAAGAAGGGTGGACAGCAACGGTTTTTCTCTGCATTCGTCAGTCCGATAAGCGAATGATTGGTATTTGCAATGTCAGACATCATCTAAATAGTTTAGGTTTGCTTAATGTTTCAGGCCACATTGGTTATTCTATTCGGCCTGATGAGCGTAAGAAAGGCTACGCTAAAGTGCAGCTGCGCCTAGCATTGTTAGAAGCCAAGAAATTAGGCATTGACAAGGTTTTGGTGACCTGCGCAGACTGGAATATTGGTTCTGAACGTACTATCCTCGCAAACGGAGGTGTCTATGAAGACAGCCGTTTGGATAAATCAACGGGGAACATGATGAAGCGGTACTGGATAAATGTGACTGAAAGGAACAGCATATGA
- a CDS encoding TMEM175 family protein, whose product MSKDRLVAFTDAVIAIIITILILELEKPSQMTWSAIWDLRMNFFAYTISFFWIGTMWVNMHRAWDSIDKINNNLVWISMLLLFFSSFFPYTTSIVANHFNSSVAQTLYGLVVLAVSFCNVWMYNELEKVTSQNDVQLMARKHNSRMKVDITIKLIGLLLALTIFPAAMMWAVLITAIFIILPRSIQTR is encoded by the coding sequence ATGTCAAAAGACCGTTTAGTAGCTTTTACTGATGCTGTGATTGCCATTATCATAACCATTCTCATTTTAGAATTAGAAAAACCTAGTCAGATGACTTGGTCGGCTATATGGGATTTAAGGATGAATTTCTTTGCTTATACCATATCTTTCTTTTGGATTGGAACCATGTGGGTTAATATGCACCGCGCTTGGGATAGTATTGATAAAATTAACAATAATTTAGTTTGGATTTCCATGCTCCTGCTTTTCTTTTCTTCGTTTTTTCCTTATACCACAAGCATTGTTGCCAATCATTTTAATAGTTCTGTTGCGCAAACACTTTATGGCTTGGTTGTTTTGGCTGTTTCGTTTTGCAATGTCTGGATGTATAATGAGCTTGAGAAGGTAACCTCTCAAAATGATGTTCAGTTGATGGCTCGTAAGCACAACAGTCGGATGAAGGTAGATATTACGATTAAATTAATTGGACTACTATTAGCCTTAACGATTTTTCCAGCAGCTATGATGTGGGCAGTACTTATCACAGCAATTTTTATTATTTTACCGAGATCTATACAGACTCGTTAA
- the rnz gene encoding ribonuclease Z — protein sequence MEIQFLGTGAGQPAKARNVSSLVLKLLDELNEIWMFDCGEGTQRQILETTIKPRKIRKIFITHLHGDHVFGLPGFLSSRAFQANDEQTDVDIYGPVGIKHLVMASIRTSGAHLPYHIHFHEFDAKHLGKILETDKFMVYAEKLDHTIFCVGYRVVQKDLEGTLDAEKLKAAGLPFGPLFGRVKNGQDVVLEDGTTIIAKDYISAPKKGKVITILGDTRKTDASIRLALGADVLVHESTYSKGDENLARRHGHSTNMEAARVAKAASVKKLLLNHISARFLSHDISRMRDDAQEIFTDVHIVRDLEEVKL from the coding sequence ATGGAAATTCAATTTTTAGGAACGGGTGCTGGCCAGCCAGCTAAGGCGAGAAATGTTTCCAGCCTCGTTTTAAAGCTGTTAGATGAACTTAATGAAATTTGGATGTTTGATTGCGGTGAAGGAACGCAGCGTCAAATTTTAGAAACAACTATTAAACCGCGTAAAATTAGAAAAATCTTTATTACCCACCTGCATGGTGACCATGTTTTTGGTTTGCCGGGATTTTTATCCAGCCGTGCTTTTCAAGCCAATGACGAACAGACAGATGTTGATATTTATGGACCGGTTGGTATTAAACATTTAGTTATGGCTAGCATACGTACTTCGGGAGCTCATTTACCTTATCACATTCATTTTCATGAATTTGATGCTAAGCATTTAGGGAAAATTTTAGAAACCGATAAGTTTATGGTTTATGCGGAAAAGCTAGATCACACGATTTTTTGTGTTGGTTATCGTGTTGTTCAAAAAGATTTAGAAGGGACGCTGGATGCTGAGAAATTAAAAGCAGCAGGTTTACCTTTTGGCCCGCTTTTTGGTCGGGTCAAAAATGGTCAGGATGTCGTTTTAGAAGATGGGACGACAATTATTGCTAAAGACTATATTTCGGCTCCGAAAAAGGGCAAGGTTATTACTATTTTAGGAGATACCCGAAAAACAGATGCCAGTATTCGACTTGCTTTGGGAGCTGATGTACTGGTTCATGAGTCCACTTATAGTAAGGGAGATGAGAATTTAGCGAGGCGTCATGGGCATTCAACTAATATGGAAGCTGCTCGTGTTGCAAAAGCTGCTTCTGTTAAGAAATTGCTACTTAATCACATCAGTGCTCGTTTTCTTTCACATGATATTAGCCGTATGAGAGATGATGCACAGGAAATCTTTACTGATGTTCATATTGTCAGAGACTTAGAAGAAGTAAAACTATGA
- a CDS encoding alpha/beta fold hydrolase, protein MKLVFLHGLGQDKTAWNDVIAALPHYDCLALDLFDEGKMPENFTTLVEQVAAELKGIEEDFVLIGLSLGAMLVLALSDHTLPHIKGFIVSGAQHDLKRSFLYKLQLLGLQLLPKSFFKKQGVEKDSFLAFSKSLSTLDLRETIQQIDIPALILCGQKDKPNLLPARKIAELIPNARLSVIKKGGYLLNTKMPIVFAKEITDFLKYESF, encoded by the coding sequence ATGAAACTAGTCTTTTTGCATGGTTTGGGACAGGATAAGACGGCTTGGAATGACGTGATAGCTGCTCTGCCTCATTACGACTGTCTAGCCTTGGATTTATTTGATGAAGGAAAAATGCCTGAAAATTTTACGACTTTGGTGGAACAAGTTGCTGCTGAACTCAAAGGGATAGAAGAAGATTTTGTGTTAATTGGTCTATCCTTGGGCGCTATGCTGGTTTTGGCGCTGAGCGACCATACTTTACCGCATATAAAAGGCTTCATTGTTTCTGGCGCGCAGCATGATTTGAAGAGGAGTTTTCTTTATAAGTTGCAGCTTCTTGGCCTGCAGCTGCTTCCCAAGTCCTTTTTTAAAAAACAAGGAGTAGAGAAGGATTCTTTTCTAGCCTTTTCAAAGTCTCTGTCAACTCTTGATTTAAGAGAAACTATCCAGCAAATAGACATACCCGCTTTGATTCTTTGCGGTCAAAAGGATAAGCCCAATCTTTTGCCTGCTAGGAAAATAGCAGAGCTGATACCCAATGCTCGCCTTTCTGTCATCAAAAAAGGTGGATATCTGTTAAACACCAAAATGCCAATCGTTTTTGCCAAAGAAATCACTGATTTTTTAAAGTATGAGTCTTTTTAG
- the miaA gene encoding tRNA (adenosine(37)-N6)-dimethylallyltransferase MiaA, with amino-acid sequence MKTKLIVVLGPTAVGKTALGIKLAQQFHGEIISGDSQQVYRKLDIGTAKATAAEQAAVPHHLIDVREVDENYSAFDFVQEATKEIASICARGYLPIIVGGTGLYLQSLLEGYHLGGQVDHEAVLAYRRELETLSDTELSQLAETKQIVMTEPNRRRLMRSLELHKFSQGVQNQGSPYDVLLIGLNDNRQDLYERINARVDKMMTAGLLDEAKWLYDNYPHAQATRGIGYKELFPYFAGDIGLEEAIEKIKQNTRRFAKRQLTWFKNRMAVSFYSVSDSDCKGKINQAVADFLRN; translated from the coding sequence ATGAAAACAAAATTAATTGTTGTTTTAGGTCCAACAGCAGTCGGAAAAACAGCACTGGGAATTAAATTAGCCCAGCAATTTCATGGTGAAATTATTAGCGGTGACAGTCAGCAGGTTTATCGAAAGCTGGATATTGGTACGGCTAAGGCCACGGCTGCCGAACAAGCAGCAGTTCCGCATCATTTGATTGATGTTAGAGAGGTAGATGAGAATTATTCTGCCTTTGATTTTGTTCAGGAAGCAACAAAAGAAATTGCCAGTATTTGCGCTCGAGGTTATCTTCCTATTATTGTCGGCGGAACTGGGCTTTATTTACAAAGTCTTCTGGAAGGTTATCATTTGGGAGGCCAAGTTGATCATGAAGCTGTTTTAGCCTATCGAAGAGAATTGGAAACCTTATCTGATACAGAACTTTCTCAGTTAGCTGAAACAAAACAAATTGTTATGACAGAACCGAATCGTCGACGTTTGATGCGTTCCTTGGAACTCCACAAATTTAGCCAAGGTGTCCAAAATCAAGGAAGTCCTTATGATGTTCTATTGATTGGCTTAAATGACAATCGGCAAGATCTTTATGAACGCATTAATGCTCGCGTTGATAAGATGATGACAGCAGGATTGTTAGACGAAGCCAAGTGGTTGTATGATAATTATCCTCATGCACAAGCAACTCGCGGAATTGGCTACAAGGAACTCTTTCCTTATTTTGCAGGTGATATTGGTTTGGAAGAGGCTATTGAAAAAATTAAACAAAACACAAGACGTTTTGCGAAACGGCAGTTGACTTGGTTTAAAAACCGTATGGCTGTTTCATTTTATTCGGTCAGTGATTCGGACTGCAAGGGAAAAATCAATCAGGCTGTTGCTGATTTTTTAAGAAATTAG
- a CDS encoding DUF3042 family protein: MAKKHAFARGLATGIIGTAATVAGAVFAVKKTIIDPEEKKAAFIEENRKKAARRRVTR; the protein is encoded by the coding sequence ATGGCTAAGAAACATGCATTTGCTAGAGGTCTTGCAACAGGTATTATCGGCACTGCTGCAACAGTTGCTGGGGCAGTCTTTGCTGTTAAAAAAACAATCATTGATCCAGAAGAAAAAAAAGCAGCTTTCATTGAAGAAAACCGTAAAAAAGCTGCTCGCCGCCGTGTCACACGTTAA
- the recJ gene encoding single-stranded-DNA-specific exonuclease RecJ, translating into MITSKYAWKINEKKPDDGFFELAKKENLNPTAAQILYERGFKTSEDIEAFLRPDLSQLHDPFLLNDMDKAVTRIRRAIETNERILIYGDYDADGMTSSSIAKEALEMLGAEVEAYLPNRFTDGYGPNLSVYKYFIEQQDISLILTVDNGIAGHDAIAYAQGQGVDVIVTDHHSMPAELPSAYAVVHPEHPDANYPFKCLAGCGVAFKLACALLESIPTEMLDLVAIGTIADMVSLTDENRVMVKYGLEILKQTERVGLQELIALAGVDFADINEETIGFKLAPQLNALGRLDDPNPAVELLTGFDDEEAKTIAAMINEKNEERKTIVQAIFEEAMTLVDENKSVQVLAKEGWHAGVLGIVAGRIMEQINQPVIVLNIENGLAKGSARSLESVNIFNALDAHRDLFMAFGGHAGAAGMTLEADKLEELSQVLNDYIQEHAIDLSQKSVLVIDEELYLPELSLDTLKGLETLAPFGMDNKKPIFLLRDFTVKQVRTMGQNGAHLKLKVAQEQAVFDLLAFNYGSLVTEFQQAQHLELAVTLSVNRWNGNTSLQLMLVDARVEGIQLLDIRARNSALPDGVPFLEDQTDSKAVVLFEIPEKEEDLLALFENRDFEVIYFKNRIKHQYYLTGSGTREQFAKLYKTIYQFPEFDVRHKLKELSQFLKIPDILLVKMIQIFDELDFVSIDDGIMTVNKDAQKREISDSHIYQDLKKLVKFQELMALGTPQEIYEFLKRDR; encoded by the coding sequence ATGATTACTTCCAAATATGCTTGGAAAATAAATGAAAAAAAGCCAGATGATGGCTTTTTTGAGCTGGCTAAAAAAGAAAATCTCAATCCTACAGCTGCACAAATTTTATATGAGCGAGGTTTTAAAACAAGTGAAGATATAGAAGCGTTTTTGAGACCTGATTTGTCTCAATTACATGATCCTTTTCTTTTAAATGATATGGACAAGGCTGTCACGCGTATTCGCAGAGCTATTGAAACCAATGAACGAATTCTTATCTATGGGGATTACGATGCTGATGGTATGACGTCAAGTTCCATTGCAAAGGAAGCTTTGGAAATGCTGGGAGCTGAGGTAGAGGCTTATCTTCCTAATCGTTTTACCGATGGTTATGGTCCCAATCTCAGTGTTTATAAATATTTTATTGAGCAGCAGGATATATCACTGATTCTTACTGTGGATAATGGTATTGCTGGCCATGATGCTATTGCTTATGCGCAAGGACAAGGTGTTGATGTCATTGTTACTGACCACCACAGTATGCCTGCTGAGCTTCCTTCAGCTTATGCTGTTGTTCATCCTGAACATCCGGATGCTAATTATCCTTTTAAATGTTTAGCAGGGTGCGGTGTCGCTTTTAAGCTAGCCTGTGCCTTGTTAGAATCCATTCCGACAGAGATGCTGGATTTGGTGGCTATTGGAACCATTGCCGATATGGTATCGCTCACCGATGAAAATCGTGTAATGGTCAAATACGGTCTTGAAATCCTAAAACAAACAGAGCGCGTCGGTCTGCAAGAATTAATAGCACTTGCAGGTGTTGATTTTGCTGATATCAATGAAGAAACTATTGGTTTCAAGTTAGCACCCCAGCTTAATGCTTTGGGACGTCTGGATGATCCCAATCCTGCTGTTGAATTGTTGACAGGCTTTGATGATGAAGAAGCAAAGACTATTGCGGCCATGATTAATGAAAAAAATGAGGAGCGAAAGACCATTGTACAGGCTATTTTTGAAGAAGCTATGACTCTGGTTGATGAGAACAAATCTGTTCAGGTCTTGGCTAAAGAAGGCTGGCATGCTGGTGTTCTGGGGATTGTTGCAGGTCGTATTATGGAACAAATAAACCAGCCAGTCATTGTTCTTAATATTGAAAATGGCCTTGCCAAGGGAAGTGCCCGTAGTTTAGAGTCAGTCAATATTTTTAATGCCCTTGATGCGCATAGGGATTTATTTATGGCTTTTGGAGGCCATGCTGGAGCTGCGGGTATGACTCTAGAGGCTGATAAATTAGAAGAATTATCACAGGTTTTAAATGATTATATTCAAGAACATGCGATTGATTTATCGCAAAAGTCTGTTTTAGTAATTGATGAAGAATTGTACTTGCCAGAACTTAGTTTAGATACTTTAAAAGGGCTTGAAACTTTGGCTCCTTTTGGTATGGACAATAAAAAACCTATTTTTTTACTAAGGGATTTTACAGTCAAACAGGTTAGAACGATGGGACAAAATGGAGCTCATTTGAAGTTAAAAGTGGCTCAGGAACAGGCTGTCTTTGATCTCCTTGCCTTTAACTACGGTTCGCTCGTGACAGAATTTCAACAAGCTCAGCATCTCGAACTAGCTGTTACTTTATCGGTTAATCGTTGGAACGGCAATACTAGTCTACAATTGATGCTAGTTGATGCGCGTGTTGAAGGCATTCAGTTGCTTGATATCCGTGCTCGCAATAGCGCTCTGCCTGACGGAGTTCCCTTTTTAGAAGATCAAACAGATAGTAAGGCAGTTGTCTTATTTGAAATACCGGAAAAAGAAGAAGACCTTCTAGCACTTTTTGAAAATCGGGATTTTGAAGTCATTTATTTTAAAAATAGGATTAAGCATCAATATTATTTAACAGGATCTGGAACGCGTGAGCAATTTGCTAAGCTTTACAAGACGATTTACCAGTTTCCGGAATTTGATGTACGTCATAAGTTAAAAGAGCTCAGTCAATTTCTCAAAATTCCAGATATTTTGCTGGTCAAGATGATCCAAATTTTTGATGAATTGGACTTTGTTTCCATTGATGATGGCATTATGACAGTTAATAAAGATGCTCAAAAACGGGAAATTTCTGACAGTCATATTTATCAAGATTTGAAAAAATTAGTGAAATTCCAAGAGTTAATGGCATTAGGAACACCTCAAGAAATATATGAATTTTTAAAACGCGATCGCTAA
- a CDS encoding DUF262 domain-containing protein produces MSTTIEVNKQTVKQLLETGKKKNFVIPEYQRPYAWTADQIQTLFDDLVEYTESSESSDSSEESTYFLGTIVAYEKNNEQEIIDGQQRITSLFLLLRAIYSKLTSMSETPQSKNFITQIESALWQQDELTAKVDFEKTLIVSRVMGEEGNEIFSNILVTGEVKKEAKDNYSLNYSLFVKLIEDYASKEPELFYWFIWNVLNRAILLPITADSQNTALTIFSTLNDRGLALSDADIFKANIYNHLNEMDKQSFVENWKQLDENAANANESIQKLFYYYMFYLRAKDNDRNTTTPRMRKYYLQNKEKKLYQKELINELSLLASLWTIINNNTIIDDEAWSENSEILKVLDALSSYPNEFWKYPVVIYYLRYKDSVEFESNFLTFLRRLFAVLSARYIVTPTINAVKRSILNLNAEVYRSENPKFDFKPIDEEELKEKIKHSHRNTVRMILKVLAYQKQEDLLPPKWEIEHILPQKWQSSYFPDSTEQEVKLLIEHIGNKLPFEKKLNIIAGNGYFQKKQDSYNKSKITIVQELSQEKSKWELDDIRERDIRISDELLDLLKSWGLNKIDAENDNNNESKYKIEIPTDRFEDYSQFLTMFHKEDSDDNREQFLNL; encoded by the coding sequence ATGTCAACAACTATTGAAGTCAATAAACAAACTGTTAAACAACTTTTGGAGACAGGAAAAAAGAAAAATTTTGTTATTCCTGAATATCAGAGACCATATGCTTGGACAGCTGATCAGATTCAGACTTTATTTGATGATCTCGTGGAGTATACAGAAAGTTCCGAGAGCAGTGATAGCAGTGAAGAAAGCACCTACTTTTTAGGAACAATTGTTGCATATGAAAAAAATAATGAGCAAGAAATTATTGATGGTCAGCAACGCATTACTTCATTGTTTTTGTTATTGAGAGCGATATATTCTAAGTTGACTTCTATGAGTGAGACGCCTCAGTCTAAAAATTTTATCACGCAAATTGAATCAGCCTTATGGCAACAAGATGAATTAACTGCGAAAGTTGATTTTGAGAAAACACTAATTGTTTCTAGGGTAATGGGAGAAGAAGGGAATGAAATTTTTTCTAATATTCTGGTTACAGGCGAAGTGAAAAAAGAAGCAAAAGATAATTACTCTCTTAATTACAGTCTGTTTGTAAAATTAATTGAAGATTATGCTAGTAAAGAGCCAGAGTTGTTTTATTGGTTCATTTGGAATGTATTGAATAGAGCAATTTTACTTCCTATCACTGCGGATTCACAAAATACTGCTCTGACCATATTTTCAACACTAAATGATCGAGGGTTGGCCTTATCTGATGCTGATATTTTTAAAGCTAATATATATAATCACCTAAATGAAATGGATAAACAATCCTTCGTTGAAAATTGGAAGCAGCTTGATGAAAATGCCGCAAATGCAAATGAAAGTATACAAAAGCTATTCTATTATTATATGTTCTATTTAAGAGCAAAAGATAATGATAGAAATACAACAACTCCACGAATGCGGAAGTATTATTTACAAAATAAAGAAAAAAAACTTTATCAAAAAGAGCTGATAAATGAATTGAGTTTGCTTGCTAGCTTATGGACTATTATTAACAATAATACAATAATTGATGATGAAGCTTGGTCAGAAAATAGTGAGATTCTCAAAGTCTTAGATGCTTTGTCCTCATATCCGAATGAATTCTGGAAATATCCTGTTGTTATCTACTATTTAAGATATAAAGATTCTGTGGAATTTGAAAGTAACTTTCTAACTTTCCTCAGACGTTTGTTCGCAGTTCTGTCTGCTAGGTATATAGTGACTCCAACTATTAATGCTGTAAAGCGCAGCATATTGAATTTAAATGCAGAAGTTTACCGCTCTGAAAATCCAAAATTTGATTTTAAACCTATCGATGAAGAGGAATTAAAAGAAAAGATAAAGCATTCTCATAGAAACACAGTTCGAATGATTTTGAAAGTTCTTGCCTATCAAAAACAAGAAGATTTACTTCCTCCTAAGTGGGAAATTGAGCATATCTTGCCTCAAAAATGGCAAAGTAGCTACTTTCCAGATAGTACAGAACAAGAAGTAAAACTTCTTATCGAACATATTGGCAATAAACTTCCTTTCGAGAAGAAACTGAATATTATTGCGGGTAATGGTTATTTTCAAAAGAAACAAGATAGCTATAATAAATCAAAAATTACAATTGTTCAAGAATTGTCTCAAGAAAAATCTAAATGGGAACTAGACGACATTAGAGAACGGGATATACGAATTTCAGATGAATTACTGGATTTGCTTAAATCGTGGGGCTTAAACAAAATTGATGCAGAAAATGATAATAACAATGAGTCAAAATATAAAATTGAGATTCCTACTGATAGATTCGAAGATTATAGTCAATTTTTAACTATGTTTCATAAAGAAGATTCAGATGACAATAGAGAGCAGTTTCTGAATCTGTAA
- a CDS encoding SDR family NAD(P)-dependent oxidoreductase — protein MKERIIVITGASGGLAEEIIKRLPQTDQLVLLGRDKEKLEDMYAYRERVTCFQIDIKDDEAVQDIVDTIYQKFDRIDIFINNAGFGEFKDFDHYSNRDIRDMFDVNTLATINFSRLVGQKMAEVQSGHIINIASMAGLIASSKSTIYSATKFAVIGFSNALRLELADKEVYVTTVNPGPIATKFFDKADPSGNYLKSVEEFTLQPDDVAKKIVAIFGKNKRELNMPFLLKAAHKAYILFPKLSDFLTRKVFNYK, from the coding sequence ATGAAAGAACGTATAATTGTCATTACAGGTGCCTCAGGGGGGCTTGCTGAAGAAATCATTAAACGCTTACCGCAGACAGATCAACTTGTTTTATTGGGCCGTGATAAGGAAAAATTAGAAGACATGTATGCCTATCGTGAAAGAGTAACTTGTTTTCAAATTGATATTAAAGATGATGAGGCTGTGCAGGATATAGTTGACACCATTTATCAAAAATTTGACCGCATCGATATTTTTATTAACAATGCAGGCTTTGGTGAATTTAAAGACTTTGATCACTATTCTAACAGAGATATTCGAGACATGTTTGATGTCAATACTTTGGCAACCATCAATTTTTCTCGTTTGGTTGGTCAAAAGATGGCAGAGGTTCAGTCAGGGCATATTATCAATATTGCTAGTATGGCGGGCTTGATTGCTTCTAGTAAATCAACGATTTATTCAGCCACCAAGTTTGCAGTGATTGGTTTTTCAAATGCTTTGCGTTTAGAATTAGCAGACAAAGAAGTTTATGTCACGACTGTTAATCCGGGACCGATTGCCACTAAATTTTTTGATAAGGCAGATCCTAGCGGCAATTATCTTAAGAGCGTTGAAGAATTCACTTTGCAGCCTGATGATGTTGCCAAAAAAATAGTTGCTATTTTTGGAAAAAATAAACGCGAACTCAATATGCCTTTTCTACTAAAGGCGGCGCATAAAGCCTATATTCTCTTTCCTAAATTGTCGGATTTTCTAACCAGAAAGGTATTTAACTACAAATGA
- the hflX gene encoding GTPase HflX, translating into MIETRQKQERVILIGVALPNSENFDLSMEELASLAKTAGAEVVQTHTQKRDHYDSKSFIGSGKLLEIKQIIATDAIDSVIVNNRLTPRQNAYLEAELGVKVIDRMQLILDIFAMRARSHEGKLQVHLAQLKYMLPRLVGQGIMLSRQAGGIGSRGPGESQLELNRRSIRKQIADIERQLKNAEKNRETNREKRLDSQIFKIGLIGYTNAGKSTIMNVLTDNKQYEADELFATLDATTKQIYLTDHFQATLTDTVGFIQDLPTELVAAFKSTLEESRQVDLLLHVIDASDPNHEEHEKVVHELLKELGMTAIPRLLVYNKMDKAENFIASQFPHISLSAKSDEAAALLRQSILEKIKTLFVPFTITWRQEKSYKLYELDKIALLTSYDFKQELQEIKGYISEKNKWRLEEFYRELS; encoded by the coding sequence ATGATTGAAACAAGACAAAAACAAGAACGGGTCATTCTTATTGGTGTCGCTTTACCAAATAGTGAAAATTTCGATCTGTCTATGGAAGAATTAGCCAGTCTTGCGAAAACTGCAGGAGCTGAGGTCGTTCAGACACACACTCAAAAAAGAGACCACTATGACAGTAAGAGTTTCATTGGTTCAGGAAAATTACTTGAAATCAAGCAAATAATTGCAACGGACGCTATTGATAGCGTCATTGTTAATAATCGTTTGACACCTCGCCAGAATGCCTATTTGGAAGCAGAACTAGGAGTTAAAGTTATTGATCGCATGCAGCTTATTTTAGATATTTTTGCCATGCGGGCACGCAGTCACGAAGGCAAACTTCAGGTTCATTTAGCCCAACTTAAATACATGCTGCCGCGTCTTGTTGGGCAGGGTATCATGCTCAGCCGTCAGGCTGGGGGTATCGGCAGCCGTGGTCCCGGTGAAAGCCAATTAGAATTGAATCGCCGTTCTATTCGCAAGCAAATTGCAGATATTGAACGGCAACTGAAAAATGCTGAAAAAAATCGGGAAACAAACCGCGAAAAACGCTTGGATTCGCAAATTTTTAAAATTGGGCTGATTGGTTATACCAATGCGGGCAAGTCAACCATCATGAATGTTTTGACTGATAATAAGCAGTATGAGGCTGATGAACTGTTTGCTACACTTGATGCGACAACCAAGCAAATTTATTTGACAGATCATTTTCAAGCTACTTTGACGGATACCGTTGGCTTTATTCAGGATTTGCCAACCGAACTGGTTGCTGCTTTCAAGTCAACGCTTGAGGAAAGCCGACAAGTGGATTTGTTGCTTCATGTTATTGATGCCAGTGATCCTAATCATGAAGAGCATGAAAAAGTTGTTCATGAACTTTTAAAGGAACTTGGTATGACAGCCATTCCTCGATTGCTTGTTTACAATAAAATGGATAAGGCAGAAAATTTCATTGCCAGCCAATTTCCTCACATCAGCCTGTCTGCTAAGTCTGATGAGGCGGCAGCACTTTTACGTCAGTCTATTTTGGAAAAGATCAAGACTCTTTTTGTTCCTTTTACGATTACATGGCGTCAAGAAAAAAGCTATAAACTTTATGAATTGGACAAGATAGCCTTGCTGACTTCTTATGATTTTAAACAAGAACTGCAAGAAATTAAAGGTTACATTTCGGAAAAAAATAAATGGAGGCTAGAGGAGTTTTATCGTGAATTATCTTGA